A single window of Streptomyces griseoviridis DNA harbors:
- a CDS encoding inorganic phosphate transporter, producing the protein MDTFALIATIAVALFFTYTNGFHDSANAIATSVSTRALTPRAALAMAAVMNLAGAFLGSGVAKTVSQGLIQTPEGSKGMGILFAALVGAIAWNLVTWYFGLPSSSSHALFGGMVGAALAGGTTVYWDGVLDKVVVPMFVSPVVGIVVGYLVMTAILWLFRKANPHKAKRGFRIAQTVSAAGMALGHGLQDAQKTMGIVVMALVIADVEDYGDPIPVWVKIVCAVMLSLGTYAGGWRIMRTLGRKIIELDPPQGFAAETTGASIMFTTAFLFKAPISTTHVITSAIMGVGATKRVKAVRWGVAKNIVLGWFITMPAAALVAAGAYGLVNLAFL; encoded by the coding sequence TTGGACACCTTCGCGCTCATCGCGACCATCGCGGTCGCGCTGTTCTTCACGTACACGAACGGCTTCCACGACTCGGCGAACGCCATCGCCACGTCGGTGTCGACACGGGCCCTGACCCCGCGCGCGGCGCTGGCGATGGCCGCGGTGATGAACCTGGCGGGCGCCTTCCTCGGTTCGGGGGTCGCCAAGACCGTCAGCCAGGGCCTGATCCAGACGCCCGAGGGCTCCAAGGGCATGGGCATCCTCTTCGCCGCCCTGGTCGGCGCCATCGCCTGGAACCTCGTCACCTGGTACTTCGGTCTGCCGTCGTCCTCCTCGCACGCCCTCTTCGGCGGCATGGTCGGCGCGGCCCTCGCGGGCGGCACGACGGTCTACTGGGACGGCGTCCTCGACAAGGTCGTCGTCCCGATGTTCGTCTCGCCCGTGGTCGGTATCGTCGTCGGTTATCTGGTCATGACGGCGATCCTGTGGCTGTTCCGCAAGGCCAACCCGCACAAGGCCAAGCGCGGCTTCCGGATAGCGCAGACCGTCTCGGCGGCCGGCATGGCCCTCGGCCACGGCCTCCAGGACGCCCAGAAGACGATGGGCATCGTCGTGATGGCCCTGGTCATCGCGGACGTCGAGGACTACGGCGACCCGATCCCGGTCTGGGTGAAGATCGTCTGCGCGGTGATGCTGTCGCTGGGCACCTACGCGGGCGGCTGGCGCATCATGCGCACCCTCGGCCGCAAGATCATCGAACTGGACCCGCCGCAGGGCTTCGCCGCGGAGACCACCGGCGCGTCGATCATGTTCACCACGGCGTTCCTGTTCAAGGCGCCGATCTCCACGACCCATGTCATCACCTCGGCGATCATGGGCGTCGGCGCGACCAAGCGCGTGAAGGCGGTCCGCTGGGGCGTGGCCAAGAACATCGTCCTGGGCTGGTTCATCACGATGCCGGCGGCGGCGCTGGTGGCGGCGGGGGCGTACGGCTTGGTGAACCTGGCGTTCCTGTAG
- the pstB gene encoding phosphate ABC transporter ATP-binding protein PstB has translation MAKRIDVSGLTAFYGSHKAIEDISMTVEPRSVTAFIGPSGCGKSTFLRTLNRMHEVTPGGRVEGKVLLDQEDLYGQGIDPVSVRREIGMVFQRPNPFPTMSIFDNVAAGLRLNGSHKKSELNDVVEKSLKGANLWNEVKDRLNKPGSGLSGGQQQRLCIARAIAVEPKVLLMDEPCSALDPISTLAIEDLIGELKERFTIVIVTHNMQQAARVSDRTAFFNLSAVGQPGRLIEIDDTERIFSNPSVQATEDYISGRFG, from the coding sequence CGTCGAACCGCGTTCGGTGACGGCGTTCATCGGTCCCTCGGGCTGCGGCAAGTCGACGTTCCTGCGCACCCTGAACCGGATGCACGAGGTCACCCCGGGCGGCCGGGTCGAGGGCAAGGTCCTCCTCGACCAGGAGGACCTGTACGGGCAGGGCATCGACCCGGTCTCCGTGCGACGCGAGATCGGCATGGTGTTCCAGCGGCCGAACCCGTTCCCCACCATGTCGATCTTCGACAACGTGGCGGCGGGGCTGCGGCTCAACGGCAGCCACAAGAAGAGCGAGCTGAACGACGTCGTCGAGAAGTCGCTCAAGGGCGCGAACCTCTGGAACGAGGTCAAGGACCGTCTGAACAAGCCCGGCTCGGGGCTGTCGGGCGGTCAGCAGCAGCGGCTGTGCATCGCCCGCGCGATCGCCGTCGAGCCGAAGGTGCTGCTGATGGACGAGCCCTGCTCGGCCCTCGACCCGATCTCGACGCTCGCCATCGAGGACCTGATCGGGGAGCTGAAGGAGCGCTTCACGATCGTCATCGTGACGCACAACATGCAGCAGGCGGCGCGGGTCTCCGACCGCACGGCGTTCTTCAACCTCTCCGCGGTCGGGCAGCCCGGTCGGCTGATCGAGATAGACGACACGGAGCGGATCTTCTCCAACCCGTCTGTCCAGGCCACGGAGGACTACATCTCGGGGCGCTTCGGCTAG
- a CDS encoding DUF47 domain-containing protein, whose amino-acid sequence MRFRLTPRETSFYDMFAASADNIVTGSKLLMELLGADTAGRAEIAERMRAAEHAGDDATHAIFHQLNSSFITPFDREDIYALASCLDDIMDFMEEAVDLVVLYNVEELPKGVEQQIEVLARAAELTAEAMPNLRTMDNLTEYWIEVNRLENQADQIHRKLLAHLFNGKYDAIEVLKLKQIVDVLEEAADAFEHVANTVETIAVKES is encoded by the coding sequence GTGCGCTTTCGTCTGACCCCCAGGGAGACGAGCTTCTACGACATGTTCGCCGCCTCCGCGGACAACATCGTCACGGGCTCGAAGCTCCTGATGGAACTGCTCGGGGCGGACACCGCCGGCCGGGCCGAGATCGCGGAGCGGATGCGGGCAGCGGAACACGCGGGCGACGACGCCACACACGCGATCTTCCACCAGCTGAACTCCTCGTTCATCACGCCGTTCGACCGCGAGGACATCTACGCCCTCGCCTCCTGCCTCGACGACATCATGGACTTCATGGAGGAGGCCGTCGACCTGGTCGTCCTCTACAACGTCGAGGAACTGCCCAAGGGCGTCGAGCAGCAGATCGAGGTGCTGGCGCGGGCCGCGGAGCTGACGGCGGAGGCGATGCCGAACCTGCGGACCATGGACAACCTCACCGAGTACTGGATCGAGGTCAACCGCCTGGAGAACCAGGCCGACCAGATCCACCGCAAGCTGCTGGCCCACCTCTTCAACGGCAAGTACGACGCCATCGAGGTGCTGAAGCTCAAGCAGATCGTGGACGTCCTCGAAGAGGCCGCGGACGCGTTCGAGCACGTGGCGAACACGGTGGAGACCATCGCCGTCAAGGAGTCCTGA
- a CDS encoding metal-sensitive transcriptional regulator: MTTTEAGATPTPSEATATDAVPAVTHGYHHQKAEHLKRLRRIEGQIRGLQRMVDEDVYCIDILTQVSASTKALQSFALQLLEEHLRHCVADAALKGGDEIDAKVDEATKAIGRLLRT, translated from the coding sequence ATGACCACCACCGAGGCCGGCGCGACGCCGACGCCCTCCGAGGCGACCGCGACGGACGCCGTTCCCGCCGTCACCCACGGCTACCACCACCAGAAGGCGGAGCACCTCAAGCGGCTGCGCCGGATCGAGGGCCAGATCCGCGGTCTCCAGCGGATGGTCGACGAGGACGTCTACTGCATCGACATACTGACCCAGGTCTCGGCCTCGACCAAGGCCCTCCAGTCTTTCGCGCTTCAGCTCCTGGAGGAACACCTGCGGCACTGCGTCGCCGACGCGGCCCTCAAGGGCGGTGACGAGATCGACGCGAAGGTCGACGAGGCGACGAAGGCCATCGGGCGGCTGCTGCGCACCTGA